From the Vibrio metoecus genome, one window contains:
- the ppk1 gene encoding polyphosphate kinase 1, protein MSADKLYIDKELSWLSFNERVLQEAADKTVPLIERIRFLGIFSNNLDEFYKVRFADVKRQILINRERGSNDISKHLLSRMQNKALKLNQDFDNLYNELILEMARRRIFLVNETQLDDIQLKWVKKYFQKEVLPHVTPIMLRDDIDVMQFLKDEYAYIAVEMCSGDEFKYALIEIPTDQLPRFVMLPEQKGKRRKTIILLDNIIRLCLDEIFRGFYNYDTLNGYAMKMTRDAEYDLRHEVEYSLLEQMSEGLSQRLTALPVRFVYEREMPEAMLKFLCYKLKISHYDSLIPGGRYHNFKDFISFPNVGRDYLENKPLPPMPCADFEGYANVFDAIRAQDILLHYPYHSFEHMTELVRQASFDPKVVSIKINIYRVAKDSRLMNSLVDAVHNGKRVVVVVELQARFDEEANIEWSRILTDAGVHVIFGVPGMKIHAKLLLITRKEGDEFVRYAHIGTGNFHERTARIYTDFALLTANQELAAEVRAVFGYIENPFRPVKFNHLIVSPRNSRTQIYRLLDGEIANAKAGKKAAITLKVNNLVDKGLINKLYGASAAGVKIRMIIRGMCSLVPGVEGVSDNIEIISIIDRFLEHPRVLIVHNDGNPQVFISSADWMERNIDHRIEVMAPIRDERIKQRIIDILNIQFIDTVKARRIDKEMSNEYVERGNRRKVRSQIAIYDYLKNVEKQTRKLKGQQETNDNSSQ, encoded by the coding sequence ATGAGTGCGGATAAGCTGTACATCGACAAGGAACTCAGTTGGCTCTCGTTTAACGAGCGCGTACTACAAGAAGCGGCGGACAAAACCGTGCCGCTGATTGAGCGGATTCGCTTTCTGGGGATATTTTCCAATAACCTTGATGAATTTTATAAAGTGAGATTCGCCGATGTAAAACGGCAGATTCTGATCAACCGAGAACGAGGCAGTAACGACATCTCCAAGCACCTCCTCTCTCGCATGCAAAATAAAGCCCTCAAACTCAACCAAGATTTCGATAACCTTTACAATGAATTGATTCTTGAAATGGCCAGACGGCGCATTTTCTTGGTCAATGAAACTCAGCTCGACGACATCCAACTTAAGTGGGTAAAAAAATACTTCCAGAAAGAAGTGCTGCCACACGTCACCCCGATTATGTTACGAGATGACATCGATGTGATGCAGTTTTTGAAAGATGAATACGCCTATATCGCAGTAGAAATGTGCAGCGGCGATGAATTTAAATATGCGCTGATCGAGATCCCAACAGACCAACTTCCCCGCTTTGTGATGCTGCCTGAGCAAAAAGGCAAACGTCGCAAAACCATCATTCTGCTCGACAACATTATTCGTCTTTGCCTCGATGAGATTTTCCGTGGTTTTTACAACTATGACACGCTCAACGGTTACGCAATGAAGATGACCCGTGATGCGGAATACGATTTACGCCACGAAGTCGAATACAGCTTGCTAGAGCAAATGTCAGAAGGCTTAAGCCAGCGTTTAACCGCACTTCCGGTGCGTTTTGTGTATGAGCGCGAAATGCCGGAAGCGATGCTGAAATTCTTATGCTACAAACTAAAAATCTCCCACTACGATAGTCTGATCCCCGGTGGACGTTATCACAATTTTAAAGACTTTATTTCTTTCCCCAATGTCGGCCGAGATTATTTAGAAAACAAACCGTTACCCCCGATGCCTTGTGCCGATTTTGAAGGCTATGCCAACGTCTTTGATGCGATTCGCGCGCAAGATATTTTGCTGCACTACCCTTACCACAGTTTTGAGCACATGACTGAGCTGGTGCGCCAAGCCTCTTTTGACCCCAAAGTCGTCAGTATTAAAATCAACATCTATCGCGTTGCGAAAGATTCACGATTGATGAACTCGCTGGTTGATGCGGTACACAACGGCAAACGCGTGGTGGTGGTGGTCGAGCTACAAGCTCGTTTTGATGAAGAAGCCAATATCGAATGGTCACGCATTCTGACCGATGCGGGCGTACACGTTATTTTCGGTGTGCCGGGAATGAAGATTCACGCTAAGCTCCTGCTTATCACCCGCAAAGAAGGGGATGAATTCGTTCGTTACGCGCACATTGGCACTGGCAACTTCCACGAACGTACGGCACGCATTTACACCGACTTTGCCCTGCTCACCGCCAACCAAGAGCTCGCTGCTGAAGTCCGTGCCGTATTTGGCTACATTGAAAACCCCTTCCGCCCAGTGAAGTTCAATCACTTGATTGTTTCACCGCGCAATTCTCGCACCCAAATCTATCGCTTGTTGGATGGTGAAATCGCCAACGCGAAAGCCGGGAAAAAAGCCGCCATCACCCTCAAGGTGAACAATTTAGTGGATAAAGGCTTAATCAATAAACTGTACGGTGCGAGTGCGGCAGGTGTGAAAATTCGCATGATCATCCGTGGCATGTGTTCACTCGTCCCCGGTGTGGAAGGCGTCAGTGACAATATTGAGATCATCAGTATTATTGACCGCTTCCTTGAACACCCTCGTGTATTGATTGTGCATAATGATGGCAATCCACAAGTTTTCATCTCCTCTGCGGATTGGATGGAGCGGAATATTGATCATCGCATCGAGGTCATGGCTCCGATTCGTGATGAACGTATCAAACAGCGCATCATTGATATCCTTAATATTCAGTTCATTGATACGGTCAAAGCGCGTCGAATCGACAAAGAGATGAGTAATGAATATGTAGAACGCGGCAATCGCAGAAAAGTACGTTCTCAAATAGCCATTTACGACTATCTTAAAAATGTCGAGAAACAGACTCGTAAACTAAAAGGTCAACAAGAGACGAATGACAACAGCAGTCAGTAA
- the ppx gene encoding exopolyphosphatase, producing MTTAVSNAREIAAIDLGSNSFHMVVAKVVDQDLQLISRHKQRVRLAAGLDAQKNLDEESIQRGLECLAMFAERLQGFEPRNVRIAATHTLRQASNAHLFIQRALEVLPFPIEIIPGSEEARLIYLGVAHTQPQADSMLVVDIGGGSTEMIIGKGFEAELVNSKQMGCVNFTERYFANGKLSRKNFAQAIVASEQKLESIAAKYRKKGWQVAFGSSGTIKAIHEVLVGQGHEDGLITFERLSKLIEKLCEWDSIDDLQLPGLTDDRKPVFAAGVAILSAIFHGLKIKEMHFSDGALREGLLYEMEDRFKYSDIRLRTTENLAAKHLVDLEHAAKVKGHAREFLAQVAGELNLPEGSELCDLLEWGALLHEVGLSINLQGFHRHSAYILRHNNMAGFNSEQQLVLSNLARFQRKSLKLNELDDFSLFKKKHIIGLIRVLRLAILVNGQRNDDPLPPLSLSAKDDEWKLECEQPDWLENNKLLHADLQTEQEYWREVGWQLHF from the coding sequence ATGACAACAGCAGTCAGTAACGCAAGAGAAATCGCTGCCATTGATCTGGGTTCGAACAGTTTTCATATGGTGGTCGCCAAGGTGGTCGATCAAGATCTCCAATTGATTAGCCGACATAAACAGCGCGTGCGTCTGGCGGCAGGGCTTGATGCACAGAAAAATCTTGATGAAGAGTCCATTCAACGTGGTTTAGAGTGCTTGGCGATGTTCGCGGAGCGTTTACAAGGCTTTGAGCCGCGTAATGTACGCATTGCCGCCACCCACACGTTACGCCAAGCCAGCAACGCACACTTGTTTATTCAGCGCGCCTTAGAAGTGCTCCCTTTTCCGATTGAAATCATCCCCGGTTCTGAAGAAGCGCGTTTGATTTACCTCGGCGTTGCCCATACCCAACCGCAAGCCGACTCTATGTTAGTGGTTGATATTGGTGGCGGCAGCACCGAAATGATCATTGGCAAAGGATTTGAAGCCGAGCTGGTCAACAGTAAGCAGATGGGCTGCGTAAATTTTACCGAGCGTTATTTTGCCAACGGTAAACTCTCGCGTAAAAACTTTGCTCAAGCCATTGTCGCCAGTGAGCAGAAGTTAGAATCCATCGCCGCTAAGTACCGCAAAAAAGGCTGGCAAGTCGCATTTGGCTCATCAGGCACCATCAAAGCGATTCACGAAGTGTTAGTCGGGCAAGGGCATGAAGATGGGCTAATCACCTTTGAACGCCTGAGCAAGCTGATTGAAAAACTGTGCGAATGGGACAGCATTGACGACTTACAACTGCCCGGTTTAACTGATGATCGCAAACCTGTGTTTGCCGCAGGGGTTGCCATTCTTTCCGCGATCTTTCATGGTTTAAAAATCAAAGAGATGCACTTCTCGGATGGTGCACTGCGTGAAGGGCTGCTGTATGAGATGGAAGATCGTTTCAAGTATTCTGACATCCGTCTGCGTACCACCGAAAATCTGGCTGCTAAACATTTGGTCGATTTAGAACACGCCGCCAAAGTCAAAGGACACGCGCGTGAATTCTTAGCGCAAGTCGCCGGCGAATTGAATTTGCCCGAAGGGAGTGAGTTATGCGATCTGCTTGAGTGGGGAGCGTTACTGCATGAAGTGGGGCTGAGCATTAATTTGCAAGGCTTCCATCGCCACTCCGCCTATATTTTGCGCCACAACAACATGGCGGGATTCAACAGCGAGCAGCAATTGGTGCTCTCCAATCTGGCTCGTTTTCAGCGTAAATCACTCAAGCTCAATGAGTTAGATGACTTCAGCCTATTCAAGAAAAAACACATTATCGGCTTGATCCGCGTGTTACGCCTCGCAATCTTAGTGAATGGTCAACGCAACGATGACCCGCTACCACCTCTCTCCTTGTCAGCGAAAGACGATGAGTGGAAATTGGAATGTGAACAGCCAGATTGGTTAGAAAACAATAAATTGCTGCACGCCGATTTACAGACCGAGCAAGAATACTGGCGTGAAGTAGGCTGGCAATTGCATTTTTAA